A genomic segment from Eriocheir sinensis breed Jianghai 21 chromosome 46, ASM2467909v1, whole genome shotgun sequence encodes:
- the LOC126980984 gene encoding L-xylulose reductase-like, which yields MGKFSGRRALVTGAGAGIGRATALKLAEMGAEVFALSKTLANLESLKEQCPSISIICVDLGNWTEAREAVKKITPIHLLVNNAAYASLAPFLEATPESFDKMFNVNVKSIMNITQVVAGDLVARQSRGAVVNLSSQAGQRALQDHTVYCSSKSAVDMMTKMMALELGPKGIRANAVSPTVVMTDMGRVGWSEPAKADPMRARIPQGRFAEVEDVVNAIVYLLSDESDMVNGTLLAVDGGFLAA from the coding sequence ATGGGGAAATTCTCCGGACGTCGAGCGCTGGTGACCGGCGCCGGCGCTGGGATCGGGCGAGCCACGGCCCTCAAGCTGGCTGAGATGGGGGCGGAGGTGTTCGCACTCAGCAAAACCCTCGCCAATCTTGAGTCCCTGAAGGAGCAGTGCCCGAGTATCAGCATCATCTGTGTCGACCTGGGAAACTGGACCGAGGCGCGGGAGGCGGTCAAGAAGATCACCCCCATCCACCTGCTCGTGAACAACGCCGCGTATGCCTCGCTGGCCCCCTTCCTGGAGGCAACACCGGAGAGCTTCGACAAGATGTTCAATGTCAACGTCAAGTCCATCATGAACATCACTCAGGTGGTGGCCGGGGACCTGGTGGCCAGACAGTCAAGAGGAGCCGTGGTGAACCTCTCCTCGCAGGCAGGACAGCGCGCCTTGCAGGACCACACAGTGTACTGCTCTTCGAAGAGTGCCGTGGACATGATGACGAAAATGATGGCACTGGAGCTAGGCCCTAAAGGCATACGAGCCAACGCTGTGTCCCCGACAGTGGTCATGACTGACATGGGTCGCGTGGGCTGGTCTGAGCCGGCCAAGGCAGACCCCATGAGGGCCAGAATACCCCAGGGGAGGTTTGCAGAGGTGGAAGACGTGGTGAACGCCATCGTGTACCTCCTATCTGATGAGAGTGACATGGTGAACGGTACTTTGTTGGCAGTCGATGGAGGGTTTTTGGCTGCATAA
- the LOC126980983 gene encoding phenazine biosynthesis-like domain-containing protein 1, whose protein sequence is MKLDVFTVDAFTRRPFSGNPAAVIPMLQVSDEQTLQQVSAELNLSETAYVTPAAGGTRPWQECGRFSLRWFTPTNEVPLCGHATLATAHVLFHCLGNTNARLEFDTKSGVLVAKRDGTLITLDFPANPPRPLDPAEEAQLAGLLKVASGGLPVSQVLLSRTSKKLLVRLHQSCSRQQLEALQMDVGDLQRRHDGSLVKGVILTLEGGQDEADYHCYSRYFAPWNGIPEDPVTGSAHTVLGPFWSEQLGRPSLKCRQVSPRGGDMTVTVRDDGRVDLTGEATLVMQGHITL, encoded by the exons ATGAAGCTGGACGTGTTCACGGTTGACGCCTTCACCAGGCGGCCCTTCTCCGGCAACCCGGCAGCCGTGATACCCATGCTGCag GTCTCGGATGAGCAAACTCTCCAACAAGTGTCTGCCGAGCTTAATCTATCGGAGACTGCCTACGTCACTCCCGCGGCGGGAGGGACGAGGCCGTGGCAGGAATGTGGCCGCTTTTCCCTTCGCTGGTTCACCCCCACCAATGAGGTGCCCCTGTGCGGCCACGCCACCCTGGCCACCGCCCACGTTCTCTTCCACTGCCTCG GGAATACCAACGCTCGACTGGAGTTTGACACGAAGAGCGGGGTGCTGGTAGCAAAACGGGATGGCACCCTCATTACCCTAGACTTTCCCGCCAACCCTCCGCGGCCCCTTGACCCCGCCGAGGAGGCCCAGCTGGCAGGCCTCCTGAAGGTAGCCAGTGGAGGTCTGCCAGTGTCTCAGGTACTCCTCTCGAGAACCAGTAAAAAGCTCTTGGTGCGTCTTCATCAGTCTTGCTCCAG ACAACAACTTGAGGCTCTCCAAATGGACGTCGGAGATCTTCAAAGGAGGCACGACGGGTCGCTAGTGAAGGGCGTCATCCTCACGCTGGAGGGTGGCCAAGACGAGGCAGACTACCACTGCTACTCGCGCTACTTTGCGCCGTGGAATGGCATCCCGGAGGATCCCGTCACAG GATCAGCTCATACGGTGTTGGGGCCTTTTTGGTCTGAACAGCTTGGACGCCCTTCCCTGAAAT GTAGACAGGTGTCCCCGCGAGGGGGCGACATGACGGTCACCGTGAGGGACGACGGTCGAGTGGACTTGACAGGCGAGGCCACACTAGTGATGCAGGGTCACATCACCCTCTGA
- the LOC126980985 gene encoding uncharacterized protein LOC126980985 — protein sequence MRSSRCSRSVKPLAGEGSTTCLVLLASLLLARSAAALAAVEEAPAVLQAEGTRSGPAWLEARSPASEVATSRVRRFVPFPASSTLEATLKLILPVTGKIGLSTVVLATAFVFKLPTEYLSLGRSYKDTAADERAFLYTSIESFLDGLGYDGRSCTLRTLCEIAEAPFEHDLYGEVINLVLSASLSPNNSVEYDDYMLAEHYGRNYGDCGAIYHTCPTSVLDLISQSI from the exons ATGAGGTCATCGAGGTGCAGCAGAAGCGTCAAGCCCCTGGCGGGTGAAGGATCAACGACCTGCCTCGTCCTGTTGGCCTCCCTTCTGCTGGCCCGCTCTGCCGCCGCCCTCGCAGCCGTCGAGGAGGCGCCGGCTGTCCTGCAAGCTGAAG GAACGCGGAGCGGCCCGGCGTGGCTGGAGGCGAGGAGCCCCGCGAGCGAGGTTGCCACGTCCAGGGTGCGCCGCTTCGTGCCCTTTCCGGCCTCCAGCACTCTCGAG GCTACTCTCAAGCTGATACTGCCCGTGACGGGGAAGATCGGCCTGAGCACTGTAGTACTAGCAACTGCCTTCGTCTTCAAACTACCCACAGAGTACTTGTCATTAGGCAGGAGTTACAAGGACACCGCCGCCGACGAAAGAGCCTTCCTGTACACCAGCATCGAGTCCTTCCTTGATGG CCTCGGGTATGACGGGCGCTCCTGTACCCTGAGGACTCTGTGTGAGATCGCCGAGGCCCCCTTCGAGCACGACCTGTACGGGGAAGTGATCAACCTCGTCCTCTC cgCCTCCCTCAGCCCCAACAACAGCGTGGAGTACGATGACTACATGCTGGCGGAGCACTACGGCCGCAACTACGGGGACTGTGGCGCCATCTACCACACCTGCCCGACCTCCGTCCTCGACCTCATCTCGCAGTCCATCTAA